In Streptomyces sp. 71268, the DNA window GGCCGGACCCCGCACCGGCCGACCCCCACCCCACGGGACCAGGTCACGGGACCCACGGGGGCCAGCCCACGAAGCCGCGCCACGGAACCGCGGAACGCAGGGCGAAGCCCGTTCCGGCCGGGGAAAGAGGGAGACTGGAAGACGTCCAAGAGGGCATCGAAAGGCGATAAGGCAAGCCTGAGCGACGCATATCACCGGCTCGTCTTGTGCACCGCTCTCGTGATCCTCGGTAATCTCGGCGAAGACCAGATAAGTTACTGCTTAGTAAGCCCGCTCTCGAAGGTTCGAGGAGCCGCCATGCAACTCGCCGCGATCATCGTGTCGCTGGTCCTCATCGCGGTCGGCGTCGCGCTGTTCGGCCGTGCCCTGCTACAGATCTTCCACTACCTACGGCTCGGCCAGCCCGTACCCGCGGGGACCAGGACCGACGAACCCGCGCAACGCACGATCACCGTGGTCAAGGAGTTCCTCGGCCACACCCGCATGAACCGCTGGGGCGTCGTCGGCGTCGCGCACTGGTTCGTGGCGGTGGGCTTCTTCTCGCTGCTGCTGACCATCGTCAACGCCATCGGGCAGCTCTTCCAGGCGGACTGGCTGATCCCGGTCATCGGCGACTGGCTGCCGTACGAGGTCTTCACCGAGTTCCTCGGGCTGATGACGACCCTCGGCATCCTCACGCTCATCGTCATCCGCCAGCTCAGCAAGCCCGGCAAGGCCGGCCGCAAGTCCCGGTTCACGGGGTCGAACTTCGGCCAGGCGTACTTCGTCGAGGCCGTCATCCTGATCGTCGGCCTGTCGATCATGACGCTGCGCGGCCTGGAGGGCGCCCAGCACCACGTCACCTCGTACGAGGCCGGGTTCTTCGCCTCGTACCCGCTGGTCGCCGCCTTCCGCGACCTCGACGTCAGCACGTTGCAGAATTTGACGTACCTGGTCGCGATGATCAAGATCTCGACCTCGTTCATCTGGATGATCACGGTCGCCCTCAAGACCGACATGGGCGTGGCCTGGCACCGCTTCCTGGCCTTCCCCAACATCTGGTTCAAGCGCGAGGCCGACGGTTCCACCGCGCTCGGCGCGCTGCCGCCGATGGTCTCCGAGGGCAAGCCGATCGACTTCGAGGACCCGGGCGAAGACGACCAGTTCGGCGTCTCGCAGGTCGAGCACTTCTCCTGGAAGGGCCTGCTCGACTTCTCCACCTGCACCGAGTGCGGCCGGTGCCAGTCGCAGTGCCCGGCCTGGAACACCGGCAAGCCGCTCTCCCCGAAGCTGCTGATCATGGGCCTGCGGGACCACGCGCACGCCAAGGCGCCGTACCTGCTCGCCGGCGGCGGCAAGGACGCCGAGGGCGCGGAGAAGGGCAGCGCGGAGCAGCTCGCGCAGGTGCCGGCCGCCGCGCTGGCCGAGGCCGAGCGGCCGCTGATCGGCACGCTCGAGGAGAACGGCGTCATCGACCCGGACGTGCTGTGGTCGTGCACCACCTGCGGCGCCTGCGTCGAGCAGTGCCCGGTGGACATCGAGCACATCGACCACATCGTGGACATGCGCCGCTACCAGGTCATGATCGAGTCCAGCTTCCCCAGCGAGGCGGGCACGATGCTCAAGAACCTGGAGAAGAAGGGCAACCCCTGGGGCCTGGCGAAGAAGCAGCGGCTC includes these proteins:
- a CDS encoding (Fe-S)-binding protein, yielding MQLAAIIVSLVLIAVGVALFGRALLQIFHYLRLGQPVPAGTRTDEPAQRTITVVKEFLGHTRMNRWGVVGVAHWFVAVGFFSLLLTIVNAIGQLFQADWLIPVIGDWLPYEVFTEFLGLMTTLGILTLIVIRQLSKPGKAGRKSRFTGSNFGQAYFVEAVILIVGLSIMTLRGLEGAQHHVTSYEAGFFASYPLVAAFRDLDVSTLQNLTYLVAMIKISTSFIWMITVALKTDMGVAWHRFLAFPNIWFKREADGSTALGALPPMVSEGKPIDFEDPGEDDQFGVSQVEHFSWKGLLDFSTCTECGRCQSQCPAWNTGKPLSPKLLIMGLRDHAHAKAPYLLAGGGKDAEGAEKGSAEQLAQVPAAALAEAERPLIGTLEENGVIDPDVLWSCTTCGACVEQCPVDIEHIDHIVDMRRYQVMIESSFPSEAGTMLKNLEKKGNPWGLAKKQRLAWTKEVDFEVPVVGKDIEDLTEVDYLYWVGCAGALEDRAKKTTKAFAELLHIAGVKFAIMGGDEACTGDSARRLGNEFLFQQLGQQNVEMLNMAFGEDSDDESTRKPKAKKKIVATCPHCFNTIANEYPQLGGEFEVIHHTQLLQHLVDEGRLVPVTPVEGLITYHDPCYLGRHNKVYTPPREIIAKVPGLRNEEMHRHKERGFCCGAGGARMWMEERIGKRVNDERVDEALSLNPDIVSTACPFCLVMLSDSVNGKKNDGKAKESLQVVDVAQLLLDSVKTPEQPDPGGDGEPATAPEPEPVK